In Lactuca sativa cultivar Salinas chromosome 5, Lsat_Salinas_v11, whole genome shotgun sequence, the DNA window GCCATTGTTCGGGCCCCAACTGAAAACACTTTTGGCCCCAATGACCCAATTGCAGGATACAGTGATCTCACGTGGTGGACTTAACTTACCCATCAACATCCTTATGTCTCAAGCGCAACTAAAGCCTCATCCCTCATCCATCTTGTGATGAAGGTGGCTCATCGAATCATTGCTTCCCTCGTCATGCCTAGAGAGGAGCGAAACACCATTATCACACTTGAGCTAAAAATCCTCTATGTTATGGCCCACCCGGATGAAAACCTCATACCTCACTACAAGTCATTTCTTTTGAATAAACTCATTCGTCTTAGCACATCCCGATCGGGAAAAATCTATTGTGGTGACATTGTCAGCATGTTCGCCAAAAGTGCTCCAATTCGGACCCCATATCCTAGAAATCACTACCCATTGCCCGGTAAGCCTTATCTCACCATAGTAGTGCTCGAGTTCATGAGATTGTTACGATTGGTGGACGGCAATCATAATTGAACCTTGGGCCAAAATCACGACCCAAAGCTCGTGATCATACCTGAGAACCAAAACATTCTGGCCCTCAAACGTCCTACCAACTTCACTAATTGGAAAATCACCCCGTACCTTTTCCCCATCTCCTATTCGaatgagaaagatgaagaggatgGCGATGATGATGGTGGAGAGGAGGAAACATGAAATATTCCTCCCACGGGTGGTGCCAGCTCATCCCATGATGCTAGGCACTCGTCATATCACCAACAATACATGGATATATTCCAATCAATTTACACATGCCTTGACACCTACCATCAAGACCTCACGCTTCTAACCCAAAATTTTTCCACCTTCACCACCCAATATGCCCGGGATCAAGAGCGCTAACGCAAGCACAAGGATGACTTTTGGACTTGGACCTGAAACCCTGGGTACTACCCTCCTCCTCCTACTCAATAGGTTGTCCCGCACTCTCCAAGCATCGTAAGCTTGGGGAGGCGTAGAGTTGTACATTAGGATCATCTCGATGcattttcatgcattcaaaataaaaaactatatatatatatatatatatatatatatatatatatatatatatatatatatatatatatatatatatatatatttccgctGCCGTTTggtcccgttgacatccctaactACCACCAGCCACCACAAATAGTCAGGATGTTGTTTGTAATCGTGATTTGTGGTCACATAAACGAGAACATCCGTTGTATGCATACTGAATGGTCTAAGAATAACGTTTTTGAGTAAGAGTACCTTGAACCATCCGGTATGCAAACAACAGATGGCCTCGTTGTTTACGTGGTCATGAACCATGATCACGAACACCATCCCGACTATCTATGGTGGCTCATGGTCGTGGTCATTTGTGGTATGTTCAACGCTCCACAACAACAATCAATGATCGATTCGATCTTGACCCCCTTTGACCCATTTGACTAGCCGTTGAACgacaataattaaaaaaaaggtaAAACAAACATTTATCTATATAAATACCACAATACATAGCCTAATTTTTTACACGACTCTTTTCTTTATTTACATATGACTAAACTACaattttggtccttgtggttattaaaaaaatatggaTCGAGTCCGAAATCTTTTCAAATTGCATCGGTCCAAAATTGGATCTTTTTGTGGATATGGTCCCTGTCAAACTTAAAATGATGATTATacccttttaatttgtttttttacatttttttatgttttccTAATATcagaataattaaaaataaataaaaatacctACCTACACCATCCCACCCCACCCcacctctctccctctccctctctccaTGGATGAAGCTTCAATCACTCCCTTCATATCCTTATCCCTTTTCCAAATCCAAACACAAaaaccacccatcactaccacaTCCCAAATAAGCCGCCGGTCACCACCGGAGACATCTAAGAACACGACCGTTGACCTTCGCCTCTTTCACCCATCTTCAACCTCAATTATAATCCAACCATTACAACCTAAACTTAACCACAACAATCCACCCTTATGCCTCTTTTTTATCACCACTATAATACACCAAAACATAACCAATACAATCACTATCAACCACTTTATACCTTTGTTATCCACCAAAAATCAGTTTAATTGAACCAAGGAGGGAAAAAGAAAAAATCTAGTGATTAATTGATCTAGAGAAAAAAGAAGGCTGCTAATCAATTTTTGAGCAGGGACAAGGAACATCGGGGGAGGTTGTATTTGTTTTTGTGTAATCGATTTTTAGTCAAGAAGGAACGAACCTAGTGCAGAACAGCGATCGATTTTGAGGAGCAAAAGGGGATTGCGTTTCTTGGAGGGGTACCGATCGAGTGTGAACCGATTTTAAGAAGAAAGGAACGAGAGCAAGAAGGTCGATTTCGGTTGTTGGACGAGAGACATATGTTATGTCCAAGCTTGAACTCCGTCGTCACCCTCTTCTCCGGCCACCATTTCCTCCGCCAATGGCATCCTCGTTGCCTTCGTTCCTCTTTATCTTCGGTAGCAGCAACTATGCTACTGCCTTCCTGCTGCTGCCTTCCATCATTTTCCCTCAATTGATCTCTATCTCTTGCCTCATTCAATCACTTGTCACTCTTTTCATTCAATCTTAGATCCATCAACAACAAAGAGGGGAGAAAGAAGGGTTTGGAGGTGGGTCACGATGCAGGAGAGATTGATAGTTGAGGGAAGGAAAGATGTACCTAGGTTTAGTGTGCAATATAGGGGACGTTTCCAACAGGGGTGTGGGTTTGGAGAAGACGGTGAACAGgatttgtgtgtgtatgtgtgtgtgtgtgagagagagagagggggtggGAGAAACGGGTCGAGGGTTCAGTGAAATGGGGGTATGGTAGgtttttcttattattattttttttaatatcaaaatattaaaataaaagttgaaacatgataaaaatataaacaaacaaattaaaaggGTATAATCGTCAATTAAAGTTTGACAGGGACCATTTCCACAAAAAATATCTAGTTTTGGACCGACGGTGCAAGTTGAAAAGATTTTGGACTCAATCCACATTTTTTTgataaccacagggaccaaatttgcagtttagtCTTTACATATACAACTTTGTTTGCAATCCAAAAACCATGGATCCCAATCAAAATACCCTACCAAACTATTGAAACGGCAAGCCCGATAATGTTTTTGCGTTAGAAACAACTCCCTGCCAATACACAAACATGAAATCACCTCAAGCTAGTTTTATGAATTTGCTCCAAAGTGGTTCCCCTATCCAACAAATGCAACTTTTTCAACAACAATTTCAATCTGGTTTCGTACACCAACAACCTTTTCAACCACAACATTCACAACCCCTTCATTTGCCGAATTTTGTAAGGGAAACACAACTTTcgccacaaaaaaaaaaaaaaaaaaaaaaaaaaaaaaaaaaaaacccttgtcTAAACCAATGCAACCTATAAGGTCAATGGacaaaagatgaagaagagaatTTAGCACACGCGTGGGTATCGGCTTCCCAAGACCCAATTGAAAGAGATAGTCAAACCTATAATTGATTTTGGGAAAAAGTTAGAAACATGTTCTATGATTTAATGGGATGTGAAAGTCAAAATCTCAACCAAGTTTGTTCGAAATGGCATGATTTGAGGCTAAAATGTATCGAATGCAGCAAAATTTACAACCTTAACAACCTACACAAAAGCAAGTCAAGCGATTTCAATGTGTTTAAGGCAACCTTGGATCAATATGAAAAAATAATGGTCACACAAACCTTTTCCATATCTCAAATCGTGGCTAAAATTGAAGGATGCTCCAAAATGAAAAAAGCAAACCTAAGGAACTTCATAAACATCTTCCGGTTCGAAGCTTTCAAGAAACCCCGATACAACTTCTCAACAATCAGACGGGCGAACACGCATCTACATCAAAGATGATCCGATGGATCTTGAAGACGAGCAACCTCTTCGTCGGCCCATCAGAAGAACTAAAGCAAAGAAAGCGGCTTCGTCGACTTGGAGATCTGGCGTTATCAATCATCTTGGAAAAAAAATTGATCAATATGTCGAAATACAAAAGAGCAAGGCGACGATGATGAATCTAATGGAACACAAAATGCTAGAAGAGCAAACGTCATTTCAAGACGCACAAATGACATTTCAAACAAAAAACGATATGGAGATATTGAAAATGAAAGTGGACGACTACGAGGGCAAACACTTGTAGATTTGTCTCGTAATATCAATTCGAGCAAAACATAGGAATAGAAAgtagttttttatttatgtttggcatttttatgtttttttaacgttgtgctttttttaattaatgtattttttttaagtaAAGTAATTTCTTATTTTAATGGAATGAAAAAACTAgttaaaaaaactatgtttttaatgtaattttgatttaattttaaataaaaaaaataatgtgaAGAGCAGTGTTATCGATAGCAATAGCGAGGTTATAGCGATAACCTACCTATATGCTACGTAGCGATAGCGATGGAATAGCGACGACTATTTCATTTTAGCGATTGCCTAATAAAAAGTTAATACTATTTATACCTTCATGTATTTAacaattataactaataaataagCTAAAAACCAATACTAGTTGCTCAAATAAGTTCTAAAACATGAATATTAAATAACTGAATCACAATAAGCATTCAAATTATAACTGAGAAGAACAGAAACTGTAAGTACATAGGTTTACAACAAAGAAAGAAACGAAGTGTAAAAGAATCTAGAACAAAATCCTTTGAAGCTGATATGGAGAGAAGGAGAGTGCAGGAACTTTCCATTATCACACTACTTGGCATCAAACTAACACAAATCTCAGAAAACCTTGCTCCTATTTGTTTTAATAACATTtaacataaaaacaaaaattcaaGTTTCCTTAAAAATAGAACTTCTAACACTTCAAACCAAATTTCCAGCAACTAATACTTCAAACAACTTCAAACAGGAAAGCAGAACTGGAACAAAGGTGGTAACACTGGAATTGTGGTATAGGTAGTTAAAGGAATTGTAGAATAGGAGTATAGAAATATGGAATATATAATCAATTGAATGTATTAGAAGCATTAATCATAGCATCAAAATTCAGAAACTTAATCGAAGAGGTGAAAGCACAGCTTTTTTTTCGATCGATAGTTTTTCTACCAATCTCCAAATCGGTGATCCAAACACCAAATTGGCGATCCCAAATGCAAAATTGGCAATCCCAATCAATAATTAGACCAATTCCGATCAGTAAAAACATGTTCCAGGAATCAATTTtgccattttataaaaaaatcgatttaattaaaaaaaacattctaTCGCTACGCCGCTATTACCTTGCTATAAGCCCCATAGCGACACACCAACGCCTCGCCTCGCTAAACGCAATAGCGATCGCTATGATCGCTATTGACAACACTGGTGAAGTGATATTTTAGTGATAGGTATCTCATAGATTtaatggttggatgtggtgataAGGTGACACCCACCACTATAGTGGTTGGTTAGTGGTGGGTATACCGGATGACCTTATAGAACtactatattttattattattagaattttgttgtttattattttttcttttgaaTGGTTTCGCCCAAATCTTGTTTCGTCTTCTTGTATATCTCTCCTTTGTGTAGTGCCCTTTAGCAACCAAATGTTCTATCTTCAGAACGACATCCTTAACATATTCAGCAATCTGAACACCTTCTAGACTACTATCTATTTGCTAACTCCTAAAGCTTTAGCTTTGGTTAGCCATTAGATCCTTAACCTCAAGGTTTTTCATATGTGTTTGTCATCAACAAGCTTATACAATGTAGGGTTGTAACCTAGCAATTTCCCTCTATATACTAAAGAATCTAGTAAGTGGTAACACCATGACCGAAACTCAACTTGTTTTCGAAGTAACGATGCAGATTCCCCATTTCAATAGTTTATATAATTAGGTGCCAAAGCTAAGCTAGAACACTATTTCTAACCTTAATTACCAGTGTAAAAGTAAACATTATCTTCAGCTGAAATAAACCAGGCATTGTTTTAAACTAGAACCATACAAATAGGCAAAGAATGAAGGAATTAAGAAACTAAAGTGATAAGCAAGAGAATTTGTAATCCAAGACGAATATGTTAATAAGCAAGACCATCACATAACATACAGATTACTCAACTTCGGATTAAATATACTGTTACACTTGAAGAAAAGTATAAGTAAAGAACCTGGAACAGGCATCCATTAGAGGTTAGCCACCTGCGGAGGAGGAATCACGTAATCAACAACCAGAACGCTCTCTATTGAATCCCTGACTTTCTCTTTCTGCGACTTCACAAGCTCAGCATTTGAATCCAACGCCTCCAAATCAGCAGCCCCAGGCAAAACAGCGATTGAAGCGATTGTATATCCTTTCGCCCTGTCATGAGAGAAATTCTCACCCAAACTTAGCTGTTCGATCGATTGAAACTGGTCTTTAATTCCTCCAATCACTTCCAAAACCCTAGCTTTCTCATTTTCCCCTAAATTCTCCTTTAACTTCAAAAATGAAACTCTCATCGCCGACCCTGGCTTCGGCGAGACACTTGCGTCATTAGATATCCAATCAACGGCCATGATGTCGTCAATGATCGGTTTTATATTCTCCGTGACCACGCGAACGTGCTCAGGATGAGCGGCGTACTCCCGGAGATCCTCCTTTGACCTGTAACGGCTGTGAAGCATGTGAGTGAAGGTAAGCGAAGAAGACCGAGACCGGAGGAGTTGTCCGGCGGAGAGGTGGACGGTGAGGTCGAGTGATGTTAAGCCGTTGAGTCCACTGAGCATAGCCGCGACTTTGCTAGAATCGACATCGGGTTTCACTTTGAAGAGGACCACGTGTTCGACGATCTGGTGTTGTGCCGACATTTTGATCGGTGTTTGGTAGTTGCGGCGGAGGACGAGAGAGTTGAGCCGGCGGAAGAGGGGTTGTGGAGTTGTAAGTGCGAATGATGGCAGGAATCGGGTGCGTGCTGGAGCACACAGCATTGTTGAGGACATAACAGAATTTGGGAAGGATATCACTTGTGATAATAATGATGGTTTTGATAATGACACTGTCGATGGGCCATCGCATGGCCCAATAAAGTTGTTCTGTTTTTGAAACTTGAAAGCTGAAACCCAATAAAAATATGATACATAAAAGGGCTCCGAAAAAGATCCATGTTTTGGATACGAAACATTTAGATcatatacataattttttttttttattgttatattttatttaagTTAGCATTGGTCACTgaatttgtttaatttttatcATCTTAATTATTCTAATCGTATCAGTAATAGCCGGTGTATAATATTATCAAGGTTATAATTAATCATTGAACTTTTCTTGTTAATTTACTTTAGTTATTATACTTTGTGTTAAGCTACCATTGGTTACCGaacgtttttatttttttttcattttagtcGCTCtattttttattatcatttataaaaaattttaaaaaaactataatttttttttatttctccaCAACTAAACTTTTTATATCAATTATTTTAGAGTAAATGATATGAATAATCATTGTGATTTAGGGTAgcatgcatgtttaatgtttttaattGCTTCAAACAAAACATAGTCTTGTGATTCAAACTATTGGAAGAAGTAGAGTTATTAGTGTTTTCAATTAATTCATATGTACCAAAATATTTTCTGCTTTGGGTCACTTGATAGAGAGACTTTCTATGATGTCACCTAACGTAAAACTAGTTATCGATGATGATTTGGTGTGTTTCTACCAGTGACAAGAGCCATGGAATGGATaatggtaaaatagtcttttctttttctctttaaaGTCATTAAGAGTGTTCGAGTTAAAAAAGTTAAAGACTAAATGTGCACTCTACCTTAAATCATAAAGATTATTCATATAATTTACTATAAATAATTGATAGTAGTGGAGAAAAGAAAAAATAGTAGTTTTTTATATAAATGATAATAAACATTGTTTGATATTATAGACCTGCGATCCCCGATtatagtgatcaaaatgaacaaaATAAAACGTTCAATCACCAACGATAGCTTAAACAAAATATAATGACCAAACTAAAACATTcataaaagtttaataactaaaaTGATCTAAACCTGCATTTTTAAAAGATCAGTTTATTGGTTCCATATATCTTATTTCACTAAACATCTCCAAATAAGAGGTTATTTTATTGAATGGGAGgttattttattgtttcttacACTTTGATAAGCCTATTAAAAGTAACCCTTTGAAAATAGTTATATTCGGTATGTATTTTTTCAACTATTTGTTTTTTTCCACAATCACTTATTCTTCGGTTTTATAGGAGTAAATTATAGAAATGGTTGTGCTTTGATCCAACTTTGTTCGTTACAAGACTCGATCTTGTAAATATGTCACCTAGACAAGagttgttatgtttttttttctaatttattttatCAATAGAATATTTGCATGTGGCTATGGTCTGGAGCTCAAAGTAAAGTTGTGTTTCAACGTGTTCATGCATTTTCTAGCATTTGACTGCGTACCATTGAAGGCTTTAGCCGCACACTTGAACGATAACCCAGAAGTCAAGGGAATATCCAACAGTAGTGATTAATATTAACATAATAGAAGTAAGTGGTTTGATCAAGTATCGAATTCTAAAGAAAAATCATTATTGATAATCCAAGACCATACATATTAATAGACATAACTGCCTATTTATTTGCTGAATAGACAAATTCATGGAAAAAGTATTTGAATAATTTTCAGATGTCATGTATATTCTTTACGTATGATGCAAAACATTTTTGGGATTCGTTGAAGGAAAATGTGTAATGAATTCTTACATGTATTTAGGGGGTTCATTTAATTCATTATGAAGTCAAAAGTGAAGGTCTTAAAAACTTCATAGAATTCATGATCGGCCATTCCATTTGTGCTTTCAGCAAGTAGGTGACACGGATCTATTTCTATGCTTCAATCGGATACCAATTACTTGGATGCGTTTGAAGCCTCGAGATGActtgcaaaaaaaaaagttttctaGGTTTGTCTTCTGTCTCCATAACAAATGGTCCATTTATTGATGGGCGAACGACGGGGATTGAACCCGCGCGTGGTGGATTCACAATCCACTGCCTTGATCCAGTTGGCTACATCCGCCCCTACCCCCGCACAGGTTTTAGTCTCTATCTACAATCAAATCCTTTCTGAACTCCCCTATGACCGCTATCAAAGTGAAGCTTTTTCCTAGACTATAGTTGCAAGTCTATTGTTCTCTTTCCAAATTAGGTGAAACAAACAAAGAGGTTGGGCTGTTCACTTCATTGATTTGACTAAACTTTACTTAAGATTAAAGAGAGGGGTCGGGCAGGCAGTAAAGGCTCATTTAGTAGACAGTGAGTGAGCAGCAAGCACCTACTCCTATCAAAATGAAAAGCAGCAAGCTGAACTTGAATTGAAGAAGCGAGCCTCTATCAGAGAAAGGAAAGTCGTTGCGTGTTTTGGCATCTCAATTTAAATATTAGTAttatgaaaagtatttttttatggagtgaatgttgattatgatgaagtGGAACGAATGACAATATTTATTGGTTGTAAAGCGACTAAGGTAGTGCTTGTTTTTTGTCTGTCGATCTACGtggcctcttctgtctgcgccgcgcagacattagccttcgcaaactgtttgtttttttgaagactgcataCCTAAAAATGTTTGCacgccctcttcttggcgcagatgtggactAGAGTCTTCTATATTTttagacatcttctagcctaaaaaacatatatatctttatttttctttaagttttttttttaatttaaattttttctaactttattaatgataaacaatttgaaaaaaaaattacaaaacttaaaaaaaaaaaaaaaaacgttcgacgatacaaacatgatatttttgacaaatttataaataaagatttattacaataatagtctttgaagttgtttatataaatatgaaaaaaaatcatagtatattcttatattttttttgccaaaatttgtaaaatattatttaatacagtatcgtcaatttctcgagaaaatatttatggtacgtttttaatggatttaattgaaaaaatcgaagtttatttccatccatttatgtatcaaattcttcgatcactaattataatgtttagttataactttgcaaccaaagttgCTGGTTtctatcaaatatatacgttaattcataccatttttatttttatttttattatttatacaataatacataaaagttgatctagattcgttaattatttataacaaagtcataaaaatattaaaaaatcactttgaagtttaaaaaaaatcagtttatttagatttcagtttattttagtagcccgcagatgttaaaaaaacaaacaatcttcttTTTTTAGACTGCaaacgtttggtccacctcttctactgcacaggcctacagatgtggtccgcagactatAGATATTTtacctcagaaaaaacaaacaacacctaagtttTCTTGTATTTATTTTTGCCTTCCTATTGATAGTAAAACAAGTCAAACGACCAATAATGAAAGTTGAAATTAGAGATATGTATATATGTGGTGAGAAATGTGGTCAATGGGATGAATAAGGATTTTTGGAATGATAAATTGCATTGGAATCATACAAATGGgcaaaagaatgaaacaatcgttaaatcaagaaaaaaatcaCAGGTCTTATCTTACCAAGAGTTTTATATACATTGATAACACAAGAGCATCACATACACAAAGGATTAAACATAATGCAACACATACTCGAAGAAAAGTAAAGAACCTGGAACAGGCATCCATTAGAGGTTAGCCACCTGCGGATGTGGAATCAGATAATCAACAACCACCACGCTCTCTATGGAATCACCGACTTTCTCCTTCTGCGAGTTCACAATCTCCGAATTTGAATCCAAAGCTTCCAAATCAGCCTGCCTAGGCAAAACAGCGATTGAAGCGATCGTAAACCCTTTCGCCCTTTCATGAGAGAAATTCTTACCCAAACTTAACTGTTCAATCGCTTGAAACTGATCTTTAATTCCTCCAATCACTTCCAAAACCCTAGCTTTCTCGTTTTCCCCTAAATTCTCCTTCAATTTTAGAAATGTAACTCTCATCGCCGACCCTGGCTTCGGTGAGACACTAGCACCATTAGACATCCAATCAATGGGCATGACGTCATCAATGATCAGTTTATTCTCATTGACAACGTGAACGTGTTCAGGATGCACCGCATACTCCCGGAGATCCTCCTTTGATCTGTATCGACTGTGAAGCATGTGAGTGAAGGTAAGTGACGATGACCGAGAGTGAAGGAGTTGTGCAAAGGAGAGGTGGAGGGTGAGGTTGAGTGATGTTAAGCCGTTGAGTCTACTCACCATAGCTGCAAGTTTGCTAGAGTCGGCATCTAGTTTTACTTTGAAGAGGACCACGTGTTCAACGATCTGCGGTTGTTCCGAGATGCTGATGTGATCAGTTTTTAGGGGTTACGACAGAGGATGAGAGACTTCCGGCGGAAGAAAGTTGAGGAATTGAAATTGAAAATGATGGTAGAAATCGGGTGCGTGATAGAGCACTTTTATGGACATAATTGAAACTGGTGAAGAGAATCATGTGAATTGTTAATTGTTATGGAGTGAAGGAGTTGTGCAAAGGAGAGGTGGAGGGTGAGGTTGAGTGATGTTAAGCCGTTGAGTCCACTCACCATAGCTGCAAGTTTGCAAGAGTCGGCATCTAGTTTTACTTTGAAGAGGACCACGTGTTCAATGATCTGCGGTTGTTCCGAGATGCTGATGTGATCAGTTTTTAGGGGTTACGACGGAGGATGAGAGACTTCCGGCGGAAGAAAGTTGAGGAATTGAAATTGAAAATGATGGTAGAAATCGGGTGCGTGATAGAGCACTTTTATGGACATAATTGAAACTGGTGAAGAGAATCATGTGAATTGTTAATTGTTATGGACTCATGGTAGCATAAAACATGACATTATCAATGGGCAAATATTGCTTGCCCGGTAAAGTTCTTTAGTTTGGAagcccaataagcccaaaataTCCATTGTGAGATTTTCTATATGAAACATATAGAAAAGATGAGGTTGCATTTACACAAGATTTAGTTAGAGATGCAATGattaaaattatgacaaatatacacaaaattatgaaaaatataCGTATTGtttacaataatataattaaatcattaaatattaaaaattactatatctttataaattaatttagagttattaaatttttatagtaatATATTACAACACGCTTCAAATTATTTAAATACTGGTTGTGAaactcgtatattatacgggttaattaaaacataatgttaaacaGGAGCGATTAAATGaagagtttatttgaatttgaaatatgaaataagtgaaaattatgaaaaaaacaaacatgcaaaaaataaattaattaaaattatgtgtttaattgttagacccgtgtactaaacgatttattataataaaatgttaaatacatttgtttaaagtgtaaatttatttgaaattgaaattgaaattga includes these proteins:
- the LOC111892530 gene encoding stress-response A/B barrel domain-containing protein UP3 — protein: MSSTMLCAPARTRFLPSFALTTPQPLFRRLNSLVLRRNYQTPIKMSAQHQIVEHVVLFKVKPDVDSSKVAAMLSGLNGLTSLDLTVHLSAGQLLRSRSSSLTFTHMLHSRYRSKEDLREYAAHPEHVRVVTENIKPIIDDIMAVDWISNDASVSPKPGSAMRVSFLKLKENLGENEKARVLEVIGGIKDQFQSIEQLSLGENFSHDRAKGYTIASIAVLPGAADLEALDSNAELVKSQKEKVRDSIESVLVVDYVIPPPQVANL
- the LOC111892486 gene encoding stress-response A/B barrel domain-containing protein UP3, coding for LKTDHISISEQPQIVEHVVLFKVKLDADSSKLAAMVSRLNGLTSLNLTLHLSFAQLLHSRSSSLTFTHMLHSRYRSKEDLREYAVHPEHVHVVNENKLIIDDVMPIDWMSNGASVSPKPGSAMRVTFLKLKENLGENEKARVLEVIGGIKDQFQAIEQLSLGKNFSHERAKGFTIASIAVLPRQADLEALDSNSEIVNSQKEKVGDSIESVVVVDYLIPHPQVANL